AGTGCTAGGTAAATGCCCACCAGAACTTGCATCAGATATTTTAGATAATGGTATAGTATTAACTGGTGGTGGAGCATTAATTTCTAATCTTGATAAATTAATACAAAATGAAATAAAAATAGATGTACATGTTCCAAATGCACCACTTGATTCGGTTGCGGTAGGAGGAAGCTACGCTTTTGATAATAAACATTTATTGAATACACTTTTAGTAAAGGAAAACTAATATGGAAATATATGGTAATAATCATTCTGTTTTTGCTCTATACTATCAATTAGTATTAGTTACAAAAAATAGAAATCAAATATTTAATGAAGAAATAACTAGATATGCTATGGATAAATTTTCTGAATTATCAAAAAATTATCTAATAGAGCTATATGACTATAGTTATGAAAAAGATCATATTCATATTAAATTTAAAGCTCACCCAAAAAGTGAGATTTCAAAGTTTATAAATGCATATAAAAGTGCGACATCAAGATTAATAAAGAAAGAATTTGACTATGTAACACCTCAATTAGATGATGGAGGATTATGGGAAAAAACATACTTCCTGATAACAGAAGGAGTTCCTAGTCAAGACATGATTAATCACTATATTAAAACAAAAATTAAATGTAATATTATAGATCACGACTGTAGTTGTTATGGATGTAAAGAATAAATTAAAATTATGAGAATTATTCCTTATATGGAATAATTCTTTTTTTTATAAAAATATATTATGAAAAAGAATTTTAAAAAACAATATAAATTAAGAAAAAATTTTAAAAATTAATAATCGAATTTAAAATGGGTAATAATTAATAATATTTATGGAAAAGTAGACAAAATATATTTTAAATGAATAATAAATATTACAAAATATTTAATACTATTTAAATAAATGATTGACATATATTTTTGATTGTAGTATAATAAAAATCTAGGAAAAATTTTACAAAAGAAAGTAAAGTAAAAAGAAGGGAGATAGTAATAATAATAAAAACAAGATTATTATTACAAAGTTATGAAAAAAATAAATGATTTAGAAAAAGATTTAAAAAGATACTTAAAGAGAAAAGTATCAATAACTGGGGCGGTTATGATAGCATTTTTAATAACAGGGGGTGTGACATTTGGATCAATTTTATCAGGACATTATCGTGATAAAGCTGATACAACAACAATTTCAATTGGAGAAGGTGATTCTGCAGGAGATGAAGGAGCAGCAAATACAAGTACTACAAATGGTGATGGCTCTGGTACAAGATTAAGTGAAACAGGGCATAGTATTGCAATAGGTGGATCAACACGTGTTCAAAATTTAGGGTGGACGACAGTGTTGGGATTTGAAGCAAAAGCACTATCTGGACAAAATATAAATAATGGGGGAGTATCATTAGGTGCGTTTTCAAACTTAGGTAAAGTAAATTCAGGTACAGGGACTCAAATATTAGAAGGTGTTAATTTTAAATTTGCAGGTGGTGCAACAGATAAAACATCTGTATTATCAATAGGTTCAGGAGCAGGCACATCAGTAGATGAACCTATAGTAGGTTCAAGAAGAAATGGTGGAAATGGAAATTATTATGACTATACTCAAAGATCTACAGCATACCAATTTAGACAAATTCAAAATGTTGCAGCAGGTAAAATATCAGAGGATTCAACTGATGCAATTAATGGTTCTCAACTTTTTGCAGTATTTAAACATTTAAAAGAAAATGCAACTTTAAATAATGAAATATCATTAGGTGGAGATAATAGTAGTACAACTAATACACAAGCTCTAAATAAACAAGGTGGAATTAAATTTAATATATTATCTGCAAATGCAAAATATATTACTACTACTGCAAGTGGAGATAATGTTAGTATAGATTTAGCACAAGAAACAAAAAATAAGATAGATAATGCAGCTGACAAAAATTTAACTAATGTTAGTAGCACAACTGTTACTAATAAAGTAAATAAAGGGAGTTTAAATTCTAGTTCTACATATATTACAGTTTCTAATGGTTCAAATAAATTAATAGGTGGAGATGCATCTATAGATTTAAGTACAGAAACAAAAAATAAGATAGATAATGCAGCTGATAAGAACTTAAGTAATATTACAACTACAGGGGAAAATAAAATTAAAAATTTAGCTGCTTGGAATTTACAAGCAAATGGAGCTAATCAATCAATAATAAAAGGTGGGGACACTGTAAACTTTATAAATGGAAAAAATATTTCTATTACAAAAACAGGTAATAACATAACTGTTGCAACTAATGATGACGTTACATTTAATAAGGTTACAACTAATGAATTAAAATCAGGTCCTGTTACAATTAATAATTCAGGAATTAATGCAGGAAATAAACAAATTACCAATGTTGCTTCAGGGGGAGATGTAAATACTAATGTTGCAAATATTTCTGATGTTAAAAAAGCTAAAACAGAAATAAATACTAGTGGTTACTTAACTAAAACAGAAAATAATGCAACAGATGGACATAAAATATATAATCTTGGAATAACTGAAGGTAGCATAACTGCATCTGAAAATGGAACAGCAACAGCAGGTAATACTCAAGGATTAGTTACAAATACAACTGTTGTAAATGCTATTAATAAATTAGGAGATAATAAAATATTATTAGGTGCAGATGGAAATACTAAAACTAGTGAAAAAGCATTAAATAGTGCTGATAAAATTCAATTTAATGTTAAAGGTACAAATAATGAAATAGTAACTACTGCAAGTGGAGATTCTATAACAATTAAACTTGCAGATAAAGTTAAAAATGATATTTCAACTACTAAAGATAAAGTAGATAATCAAGGTATTTCATTTAAAGGAGATAAAGGGACTGCAGTAACTAAAAAATTAGGTGAAACTTTAAATGTTAAAGGGTCAACTAATATTGAAACTGAATCAAATGCTGAGAGTGTAGTAATTAAGTTAAAAGATAATATTACAGTGAGTAATGTAAATACAACAACATTAACAGCAGGACCGATAAGTATTAATGCAAACGGTTTAAATGCTGGAAATAAATCTATTACAAATTTAGCACCTGGAGTTAATGGAACAGATGCAGTAAATGTAAATCAATTAAATGAAGTTAGAAACAATACTTTTAAATTAACTGGAGATAATTCATCTAGTACTGATGTACAAGCATTGAATAAAAATGGTGGATTAAGTTTTGCTATAGAAAAAGGCTCTGAATTTGTTACTACAAATGCAAGTGGAAGTAAAGTTACAGTTGATTTATCACAAGAAACTAAAAATAAGATAAATAATGCTGCTAATATTAACCTTTCAAATATATCAAATGATGGAAAAAAAGTAATTACAGATTTAATTGATATTAAGGGAACTGGTGCAGCAAAAGTTAGCTCTAAAGTAGATTCTACAGGTAAAAAAATATTTACAGTAAATGTAGAACCTGTTAATGCAACAAGTTATGGATTCAATGTTAATTCTGATGCTGTAGATGGAGGGATTAAAAATGGTTCTGCTTCAACTGCAGTTGTAGATGGTGGAGAAGTAAAATTACAAGCGGGTAAAAATATTAAAGTAGATCAAAATAGCACTACATTTACATATTCATTACAAGATAACTTAAAAGGAATAACAAGTATAAAAAATACAGAAAATGGACCGACAATAACATTTTCTGGTGATAAAATAAATGTAACAGGTGGAGATTTAG
The Streptobacillus felis DNA segment above includes these coding regions:
- the tnpA gene encoding IS200/IS605 family transposase yields the protein MEIYGNNHSVFALYYQLVLVTKNRNQIFNEEITRYAMDKFSELSKNYLIELYDYSYEKDHIHIKFKAHPKSEISKFINAYKSATSRLIKKEFDYVTPQLDDGGLWEKTYFLITEGVPSQDMINHYIKTKIKCNIIDHDCSCYGCKE